Proteins encoded by one window of Corynebacterium amycolatum:
- the mprF gene encoding bifunctional lysylphosphatidylglycerol flippase/synthetase MprF, translating to MALQSLFQWLKAHGKILKIVFYIVIISIIVLVARDQFAAISGSQLREIFVDTSMHLNAIIMALGLIAFSATGLYDLVASKYAGVEVSPREALKIGWIAQAFNNFAGFGGLTGGTIRAKYYTWAGADRDKSIGVSASVWAANLLGLFVLLAITLPYAVHFDGWLIIVAIISCMYLPLFFLADRLKLGVIDLRKTRFAQIGMREKWNLLGASVIDWAAAGLFFWACVRVFTLDFSFPIAIFIFATATLAGLLSFLPAGAGSFDLTVIALCAKLGLDTNQVLLGLVLYRVFYYIVPWLLATVVWVADSVKELESDFPHRVMARVLALVTVFSSLLLFISALTPEIASRIQIIQEVLPSTVRKASHLTVLFTAVMLLILARGINQRVRRCYQLVLVLLGVAAVACLARGIDYEEAIYLGVFALALFASRSAFDRDPLPLKWSSFVPTAALAIAIPIVLSSWHALRVNKVVNVPAPSHHANTHWPMILFYVMLACAVAIAVLFSRCRAPEFEEPCEEQTRRFEKLIAKWGGNAFSHLYYLGDKQVFFTVDKRNGADRAALLYRPQGTTLIALGDPFGDPDSFNQLFADFIDYADTFQCSVAFYEVGEEHLARCVNEGMSLVKLGEDATVDISGFTRVGSKGKTFRRMHNKLESSACTFEIVEAPYSPDLITELRDASQAWLGKRTEMSFSLGFFDENYLSRAPIAIVRSADSDRIEGFASLMPQGLSVASVDLMRIRPDAPDGVMDGIFVNLMEWAKNHGYTEFNFGMAPMSNTGARPHSRLSEKTIYLVYNYGGRIYNFRGLRNYKEKFKPVWKSRYLTYTDVKSLPAITASLSKLINRPGQYSAIALSTSEDEMPAPEMAINAN from the coding sequence ATGGCGCTACAATCGTTATTTCAGTGGCTTAAGGCGCACGGAAAAATCTTAAAGATTGTTTTCTATATTGTGATAATCTCCATTATCGTGCTTGTCGCTCGTGACCAGTTTGCCGCTATTTCAGGAAGCCAACTTCGAGAAATATTTGTTGATACGTCGATGCACCTAAATGCAATCATCATGGCATTGGGACTGATTGCGTTCAGCGCGACGGGGCTCTACGATTTGGTCGCTTCCAAATACGCCGGTGTGGAGGTGTCACCGCGCGAAGCGTTGAAAATCGGTTGGATTGCGCAGGCCTTTAATAATTTTGCCGGATTTGGCGGTCTCACCGGAGGCACAATTCGCGCAAAATACTATACCTGGGCGGGTGCGGACCGAGATAAGTCCATTGGAGTTTCGGCCAGTGTGTGGGCTGCCAACCTACTTGGATTATTCGTACTGTTGGCAATAACTTTGCCGTACGCAGTGCATTTCGATGGCTGGTTAATTATCGTCGCGATAATCTCATGTATGTATCTACCGCTGTTTTTCTTGGCGGACAGATTGAAACTTGGGGTGATCGATTTAAGAAAAACGAGGTTTGCGCAGATAGGAATGCGCGAAAAGTGGAATCTTCTCGGCGCCTCTGTTATCGATTGGGCCGCAGCTGGGCTATTTTTCTGGGCATGTGTTCGTGTCTTCACACTGGATTTCTCATTCCCAATTGCTATCTTTATTTTTGCAACCGCGACTTTGGCCGGATTGCTATCTTTCCTGCCCGCGGGTGCCGGTAGCTTCGACCTCACGGTGATTGCACTGTGCGCCAAACTTGGCCTCGACACTAATCAAGTTTTGCTTGGGCTGGTACTGTATCGCGTTTTCTATTACATCGTTCCGTGGCTGTTGGCCACGGTCGTGTGGGTCGCCGACAGCGTGAAAGAACTCGAGTCCGATTTTCCGCACCGTGTCATGGCGCGGGTGCTGGCTTTAGTAACCGTTTTTTCTAGCCTCCTGCTCTTTATCTCAGCGCTAACACCTGAAATCGCCTCTCGTATTCAAATCATCCAAGAGGTTTTGCCAAGTACTGTGCGGAAGGCATCGCACTTGACAGTGTTATTTACCGCAGTCATGTTGCTTATCTTGGCGCGCGGGATTAACCAGCGAGTTAGGCGTTGTTACCAGCTGGTCTTGGTCTTGCTCGGTGTGGCAGCTGTTGCTTGTTTAGCCCGCGGAATCGACTATGAAGAGGCTATTTATCTCGGGGTCTTTGCACTAGCACTATTTGCATCGCGCAGTGCCTTTGACCGAGATCCACTCCCATTAAAGTGGAGTAGTTTCGTGCCGACGGCAGCTCTGGCGATTGCTATTCCAATCGTGCTTTCGAGTTGGCATGCGCTTCGGGTAAACAAGGTGGTCAATGTACCCGCACCATCCCATCATGCCAATACCCACTGGCCAATGATTCTTTTCTACGTAATGCTCGCCTGCGCAGTGGCAATTGCGGTATTGTTTTCTCGTTGCCGCGCTCCAGAGTTTGAGGAGCCATGCGAAGAGCAGACACGTCGTTTCGAGAAGCTGATTGCAAAATGGGGTGGAAATGCTTTCTCGCACCTATATTACCTAGGCGACAAGCAGGTCTTCTTTACCGTCGATAAGCGAAATGGTGCGGATAGAGCAGCACTGTTGTATCGCCCGCAGGGTACGACATTGATTGCACTCGGTGACCCATTTGGCGACCCGGATTCTTTCAATCAATTATTCGCGGACTTTATTGATTATGCAGACACCTTTCAGTGTTCCGTCGCATTCTATGAAGTGGGCGAAGAGCATTTGGCGCGGTGCGTCAATGAGGGGATGAGCCTGGTCAAATTAGGTGAAGATGCGACGGTTGATATTTCTGGCTTCACGAGAGTCGGTAGTAAGGGCAAGACCTTCCGGCGCATGCACAACAAGTTGGAAAGCTCCGCTTGTACTTTTGAAATTGTCGAAGCACCGTACAGTCCAGACCTCATTACGGAATTGCGAGATGCATCGCAGGCGTGGCTCGGAAAGCGCACAGAAATGAGTTTTTCTCTCGGCTTCTTCGACGAGAATTATCTATCTCGTGCACCGATTGCCATAGTCCGATCGGCAGACTCAGATCGTATTGAAGGGTTCGCATCGCTAATGCCGCAGGGGTTAAGCGTTGCGTCGGTGGATTTGATGCGCATTCGCCCCGATGCGCCAGATGGCGTGATGGATGGCATTTTCGTGAATCTGATGGAGTGGGCAAAGAACCATGGATATACCGAGTTCAATTTTGGCATGGCACCAATGTCAAACACAGGTGCCCGACCGCATTCTAGGCTCAGCGAAAAAACGATCTATTTGGTGTACAACTACGGCGGACGGATTTATAACTTCCGCGGGCTGCGCAATTACAAGGAGAAGTTCAAGCCTGTATGGAAGTCTCGGTACTTGACCTACACCGATGTGAAATCGTTGCCTGCCATTACCGCAAGTCTGTCGAAACTGATCAATCGGCCAGGGCAGTATTCAGCAATTGCGCTGTCAACGAGTGAAGACGAAATGCCTGCTCCCGAAATGGCAATCAACGCTAATTGA
- a CDS encoding response regulator transcription factor, whose protein sequence is MIRVLIADDQHLVRGALKALLETEPDLDIVAEAADGIETTQKVIEQDVDVALIDIEMPRLNGIDTIAKISDHCRCLVVTTFARPGYLKRALQAGASGFLAKDTPPEQLAEAIRRIHSDLRVIDPALAEASLFTADSPLTDREVEIARLILQGADTGTIAGQLFIAKGTVRNQVSSIITKTNTSNRVEAAKTARDNGWL, encoded by the coding sequence ATGATTCGCGTTCTCATAGCTGATGATCAGCACCTAGTTCGAGGGGCTTTAAAGGCTCTACTGGAAACCGAACCGGACTTGGACATCGTGGCTGAAGCCGCCGACGGCATTGAAACAACGCAAAAAGTCATCGAGCAGGACGTCGATGTCGCGCTTATTGACATCGAAATGCCGCGCCTCAACGGCATTGACACCATCGCGAAAATTTCTGACCACTGCCGCTGCCTCGTCGTCACTACTTTTGCTCGCCCCGGCTACCTCAAACGCGCACTTCAGGCCGGTGCCAGCGGATTCCTGGCAAAGGACACGCCTCCTGAGCAGCTCGCAGAAGCTATTCGACGCATCCACTCCGACCTCCGAGTCATCGATCCGGCCTTGGCCGAGGCCTCACTTTTCACGGCCGACTCTCCCCTGACCGACCGCGAAGTCGAGATCGCTCGACTGATTCTCCAAGGCGCTGATACGGGCACAATCGCCGGCCAGCTCTTCATTGCCAAGGGCACGGTGCGCAATCAGGTGTCGTCAATTATCACGAAGACGAATACCTCAAACCGCGTCGAGGCCGCGAAAACTGCTCGCGACAATGGTTGGCTCTAG
- a CDS encoding sensor histidine kinase, translating to MTTTLRRSFSHPFQGFHVYSALSAGIWIVVLPFVFFGFGAEKVAQITALIVSFALVYIFIWGSLHYYPRGWLQRARNILALCIVAAFGLLSIPLVGNGASAFLPFVAALLSWMLPIIPAILSIGVLGATIVTISHFLAPESGLILPIDALFWAVVVCCVVQLSRFSQERAQLNQEIELSQQRDSIARDVHDVLGHSLTVISLKSEVARRLVHTNPDAAAAELEAITALSRTSLAEVRSTVTRMRQPDLAGELAAAARAFHTAHIEASLPDDSSGVTTNAKLFSWVIREATTNIIRHSEAENVSIELTPSSVEIIDDGIGFDISDLGCDSSAATTGEGQTVAAGGLAGLKQRVQDAGGDLIIESAPGRGTRLVATMTQSRLQRSHRSHHAGRSSTTSSKNHLTDTTVTEYARENR from the coding sequence ATGACAACCACTTTGCGACGCAGCTTCAGCCATCCCTTCCAGGGATTCCATGTCTACTCCGCACTGTCGGCTGGCATCTGGATTGTGGTTTTACCCTTCGTCTTCTTCGGTTTCGGCGCCGAAAAGGTCGCTCAGATAACTGCGCTGATTGTCAGCTTTGCGCTGGTGTACATCTTCATCTGGGGCTCACTTCACTACTATCCTCGCGGCTGGTTGCAACGAGCTCGCAACATACTTGCCCTGTGCATAGTCGCAGCGTTCGGCCTGCTCTCCATCCCGCTTGTGGGAAACGGCGCCAGCGCATTCCTGCCATTTGTCGCAGCATTGCTCAGTTGGATGCTGCCCATCATCCCCGCCATCCTCAGCATTGGCGTGCTCGGCGCAACAATCGTTACCATTAGTCATTTCTTGGCTCCGGAAAGCGGTCTCATCTTACCCATCGATGCCCTGTTTTGGGCCGTCGTTGTCTGCTGCGTTGTTCAACTCAGCAGGTTCTCCCAGGAACGAGCCCAGCTCAACCAGGAAATTGAGCTCAGCCAGCAGCGCGACTCCATCGCCCGCGATGTCCACGACGTGCTGGGCCATTCGCTGACGGTCATCTCGCTCAAATCTGAAGTCGCGCGGCGTTTGGTCCACACCAACCCCGATGCCGCCGCTGCCGAACTCGAGGCCATCACCGCTCTGTCGCGCACATCGCTTGCCGAAGTCCGCTCAACAGTCACACGCATGCGCCAGCCGGATCTCGCAGGCGAGCTCGCCGCCGCCGCGCGGGCATTCCACACCGCACACATTGAGGCTTCGCTTCCCGACGATTCCAGCGGTGTAACCACCAATGCGAAACTCTTCTCCTGGGTGATTCGCGAGGCCACCACCAATATCATTCGGCATTCTGAGGCGGAGAATGTCTCAATCGAACTCACACCATCCAGCGTGGAAATCATCGACGATGGCATCGGCTTCGACATTTCCGACCTAGGCTGCGATTCCTCCGCGGCTACCACGGGCGAAGGCCAAACTGTCGCCGCTGGTGGATTGGCTGGGCTGAAGCAGCGTGTCCAGGATGCTGGCGGTGACCTCATTATCGAGTCCGCACCAGGTCGCGGCACTCGCCTTGTGGCCACGATGACGCAGTCACGCTTGCAGCGCTCGCACCGCTCCCACCACGCGGGCCGTTCATCCACCACAAGCTCCAAAAACCACCTCACTGACACAACCGTCACCGAATATGCGCGGGAGAATAGATGA
- a CDS encoding ABC transporter permease, with amino-acid sequence MTYTATETSSDIPGATAGTSATKLTESHGLSTYIAIQIKRYLSDWSNLFFSIGLPILFFLVFGASLDRGGDAFPHGNVTAYVMIGMAIYGGVTAAVASAGQTIMEQTTGWGRQLALTPMSTSRIVLSQAILVLFAAVLPIAAMYLLGLVIGAEMEPRAWIVSFILCVVTCLPFGFYGYAWALLLPKPSALSIASGSIVVLSYLGNLFIPMQGTLLAISRFTPLFGSVTLSRYPLTAGLTPSTDTGAGLYTEPLWVPIVNVAVWSILLIGFCIYLNKREKSRL; translated from the coding sequence ATGACGTACACCGCGACTGAAACTTCGTCCGACATACCCGGCGCGACTGCTGGTACCAGCGCAACAAAGCTAACCGAATCCCACGGCCTGTCGACATACATCGCCATTCAGATCAAACGCTATCTGTCCGACTGGTCGAACCTGTTCTTCTCCATCGGCCTGCCCATCTTGTTCTTTCTGGTGTTCGGTGCCTCGCTCGACCGCGGCGGCGATGCCTTCCCTCACGGCAATGTCACCGCCTACGTGATGATTGGCATGGCTATTTACGGCGGCGTCACAGCAGCGGTGGCCAGCGCCGGACAAACGATTATGGAGCAAACCACGGGATGGGGTCGCCAGCTTGCGCTGACACCAATGTCGACGTCGCGTATTGTACTAAGCCAGGCAATTCTGGTGCTCTTCGCCGCAGTGTTGCCGATTGCGGCAATGTATCTTCTCGGCCTCGTCATCGGCGCCGAGATGGAGCCACGGGCCTGGATTGTCAGCTTCATTCTCTGTGTTGTAACCTGTCTGCCGTTTGGTTTCTACGGCTATGCCTGGGCACTGCTGCTGCCGAAGCCGTCAGCGCTCAGTATCGCGTCGGGCTCGATTGTCGTGCTGTCTTACCTCGGTAACCTCTTTATCCCGATGCAGGGCACGTTGCTGGCAATCAGCCGCTTCACGCCACTGTTCGGTTCTGTGACTCTGTCGAGGTATCCGCTGACCGCAGGTCTTACTCCCAGCACGGATACTGGTGCAGGACTCTACACCGAGCCACTGTGGGTGCCCATTGTCAATGTTGCAGTGTGGAGCATCCTGCTAATCGGCTTCTGCATATATCTGAACAAGCGCGAGAAGTCGCGGCTGTAA